The genomic window CCCACTGTGGAGCGGACGTTCCTGAATGCCAGTCCAAAGGCCTCGAAGGCCGCTCCAATACTTCCCCCCTCCACGTAGAACGGGATTGCAAGGGATGAGAGGCCAACCGTAAAGGCCAGGACGACGAGCATCATCAGCAGGCCAATGAGGACAAGCACTATTCCCGCCGGTGCCAGAACGACACCCAGAACTATCGGGATAGTGACAACACCTATGAAGACCAACATTATGATGCCGTAAACGAAGTTTACCAAGATTACCCCGGGGAAGTGCTTCAGGCCCTCTATCAAAAGCCCGCCGAGGGAGTACTCTTCACCCTTCAGATGCATGAAGATCCCCTTCGTGACCCCGTATTCAAATATAGCTCCAACGATAAGGGCGATGAGGGAATAGACGGCGAGCCCTTTGAGGAGATCCATCAGCACCTCCATCTCGGTTCCACCTATCGGTGTTCCGTATTCCTCGATTATGACGTTTCCCTTCTGGATTGAAGTCTGATTGTACTCGTAGTTAACTTCGCCGGGGATCAGGTACGCTCCCAGCGGGGCCATCATGAAGCTCATGAGCAGCACAAGCAGGTATAGTCTCTTGTTCTTGAGGACGAGTGAGAATGCGTTTGTGAAGGCGTCAACCGCTCCCATGCCACCACCTGATGGAGTAATGGGGGCTAGGATTTAAAAATCCTTCCAGAAAAGCTTATAAACGAACCCCCCAAAGTGGCGATAGGTTGAGTATTAAGCTCATGAGGTGAGATAAATGGCTATCTGGCAGGGAAGGTCACTCAAGAAGCCTTCAGGCGGAAGGATTATCCTCGCTAGGAAGAAGAGGAAGAGGGAGCTCGGAAGGGAGCCGGCTTTTACCAGAGTCGGTGAGGACAGGGAAAAGAAGAAGATAATCAGAACCTACGGTGGAAACAGGAAGGTTCGCCTTATAGAGGCCCTCTACGCTAACGTCTTCGAGAACGGTAGGGGCAAGAAGGTTAAGATACTCAGCGTCGTTGAGAACCCGGCTAACAGGCAGTACGTCAGGAGGAACATCATCACAAAGGGCGCCATCATCGAGACCGAGGCCGGCAAGGCCATCGTCACCAGCAGGCCCGGCCAGGACGGCGTCGTCAACGCCGTTCTCATCAAGGAAGAGAGCGCCTGAATTTTTTTCTCCTTTTAAGTGCTATCGTTAAGTACTGTTAACCCTGAAAACTTTACGCTACCGTTAACCCACTGGAGTTCATGATATTAACGGTAAAAAGGCATCAGAGCTCCAGTTCTTCCCGGTACTTTCTCAGTTCCTTCTCCATTATGCGCTTTGCCTGCTCCTCGACCATGGGCTTTACGAGCTCTATAACGCGCTCCTTCAGCCTCTCAAGGCCTTCGCCATTGAGCGCCGAAATTCTGAGTGGTTCAAGTCCCTTAGCTCTGACGAACTCCTCTACCTTTCTAATCTTCTCCTCGTCTGCTATGTCCACCTTGTTGAGGACTACGATGAATGGAAACTCGCCGAATTCACTGTAAATTTCCTCGAACAGGTGGGTCTGCTCTTCAATCGGATAACCGCAGTACTCGCTGGGGTCGAATATATAAACTATCACCTTTCCGAGGTGCTTTAAGGCGAGGATGGCCTGTCTCTCTACCTCGTTCCTCTCGCTCAGCGGCCTGTCGAGCAAACCCGGTGTGTCTATTACCTGGTATTTCAGGTAGTGCTCCTCGAACTGGCCGACGTTTATGCCCTTGGTTGTGAACGGGTATGTGGCCACTTCAGGTCTGGCGTTGGTTAACGCCCTCAGAAGGGTTGACTTGCCCACGTTGGGGTGACCGGCTATGACGACAGTTGGGAGTTCAAGGTCAACGACCGGCAAATCCTTTAGAACGTTCCTCGCCTGATTGAGGTACTCAAGGTCGTCGGCTATATCCCTAAGAACGTCCGCAACGCGACCGTAGAAACTCCTCCTGAGCCTTGCAATCTCATTTGGGTCTCTAGAGTAGCGTATCTTTTCAACGTACCTCTGCTCCAGGTTCCTTATCGTCCTTATCGCCCAGTTGATCCTCGCAAGAGAGCGGTGGAACTGGTTTCTGTCAACGAGCGTGTCGACAAGTTCCCTGTAGAACGCTGGCAGCTCCGAAACACCCGGTGTTCTGTCCAGGAGCTTTCTGAGGTTGTCCCTAACCACGTTTGAGACAGTCCTTACGCGGAGCTCCTCTCTCTGTCTTGCCTTTGCCCTCGGGCCACCCTTGGGCGTGAAGGCCGATGCGGCCTTTTCGGCCCTCCTGAAGGCCTTATCGATGAGCTCATCAGCGGTAAGAACCGTAGGCATCTTCTCAAAAGGATTTCTCATAACATCACCCCGTCATCTCGCGGAGAAAAGTTAAAAGGAGAGTTTAAAAAGTTGCCCCTCATTCTCCGAGGGACTTGGAGATAGTGTAACCAATAAACGAGGCCAAAAATACCAGGAGGAACAAAATAAGTGCCATTATCCTCCCAACTTGGTTGCTATCAGTGAATCCCGCCACTATCATTAGGAAAAAGACCACCACGAGCAGGATCCCAAGTTTCTCAAACAGATTTTCATGAGTGTTGAGTTTTTCAATTATCGCACCCAATCCCACGCATTCCACCCCCTAAAGCTCTGTCTCGAAACCACAACGGTGCGAAAATATAAAAAACTATCGTCAGAGTTCAATTACCTTCCCAACGTGAAGCGGCTCTATCCTCTCACCGAGCATGGCCTTCAGGTACGCGTAGGAGTCAATGCCAGTGCAGTGGCCGGCGTAGAGCCGTTCGGCCTCTATCCTTTCGGCGACTTCGTTGAGAATTTCCCTCTTGGCACCATTGAGATGAAGGCCTCCTATCAGCGCTCTGACAGGTTTTCCGCTCACATCCTCCGCATGCCACGCTATGTTCAGAACCCCCGAGTGACCGCAGCCAGTGACGACGGCAACCGCATCGCCGAGGTCGATTATCAGCGCCATGTCGTCCGGGACGGAGTCCCTCTCTAGTTTTCCGTCCCTTTCAACGTAGCCCACCGCCCTGTCCCATGTGCGCCTGAGTATCTCTCCCGAACTCCAGAACCCCGGTGCGAACTCGAAGGGCTCCTTCCTGAGAACGAACTCCGCTTCCAGTTCTTCAAGTTCTTCCCTGCTGAAAGGAATACCAATGTCCCTCCTCTTGGGTTTCAGGGCTATCCTGTTTCTGAAGATTTCCGGGTGGCCTATGACCATCAACGGCTTCGTTCTGGCTTCGAGGAGATCCTTCATTCCCCCTGTGTGGTCGTAGTGTCCGTGGGTGATGAAGAGGAAGTCAATCCCGTCCGCATCGATTCCCAGCTCCCCCATGTTGTGAAGGAGCACACTCCCATCCGTGCCAGTATCAACGAGAACCCTGATTCCTTCGTGTTCAACTAGCGCCGAAAAGCCATGGGCGCCGAGGAGGCCCTTTCTAAACCCGGCATGGTTCTCATATAACACAGTTAGTTTCATGGCGACCCCTCGAAAAGTTTATGTTCTGGGGAATTAAAACCCTTGGTGTGGTTGCCATGGTTAACATCGGTGAATACGTAGCACCGCTGGTTTCAGGCATCGTTGTTGCACTTTCGTCTTGGCTTTCCATTAGTCCCGAGGGATACTTTGTCTCAAACCTCCTTCACAACGTCGATCCGGCCTACGTGGACTACCTAGTGCCCGCCTATCTGGGGATTACCTTCGCGGTTCTCTTCTACTTCAAGGAGAAGATAGCACTCGGTTCCCAGAACGCCCTTCGAAAGAGCTTCGACTCTGAGACGAGGTATCTTCTCTACGCCACCATCTTCACGGTTCTCCTCGGTTATCCCATACTAGCCGAGGTCAGGGACGTTATTACCCCCCGCACCTCAGACATGGTAAACGCCGTGATTGGAGTTGTGATAATCATCCTCGGCCTGCTCGCGGGCACGAAGTCGCTGGCACCGTTCAAGGGGCTGGAGAGCCGCATTCGGGAGGAAAAGGAGGAAGCAACTCTCCTAGATGCAATAATATCCGGCCTCTCGCAGGGAATCACACTCCTCGGAGGTCTTTCCAGGAGTGGGCTGGTTCTCCTTGGTCTCCTGTGTACAGGCATAAGCGTGAGGCGGGCCCTTGAGTTGAGCTTTATTGTGGCCCCAGTGTACTTTGTTATGAAGCTCGCGTTCCTCGGCGGTTGGGAGCCTGCGCTCCCGGTTTCTCTGCTGTTCACGGCTTTCCTCGCCGCGTTCGTCGTCAGTATCGTAACGATGAAAGCTCTCGTGAGGTTCTCGGAGTCCATTGGCCAGAGGGGTTTTCTGGTCGTCTTTGGGTCCATCTCCATCGCTGTTTACCTATTGGGGGTGATTCTATGAAGGCCGTGGTTCTCGCAGCCGGGAAGGGTGAGAGGCTACGCCCGCTGACAGATGACAGGCCAAAGGTTATGCTTAAGGTCGCAAACAGGGCGATAATCGAGTACGTGCTTGAAAACCTCGACCCCTTCGTGGACGAGTTTATCGTGGTGGTCCGCTACGAGAAGGAGAAGCTGATGGAAACCCTTGGGGACGAGTTCAACGGAAAGCCGATAACCTACGTCGAGCAGCTCCCCGGAGACGGAACGGCCAAGGCCATAGAATCGGCGGGCAAGTTAATCGGTGACGAGGAGTTCATAGTTGCGAACGGGGACATATACTTTGAGATAGACGGTGTAAAAGAGCTTGTGAGTGCCTTCAGAAGGGAAAGGGCCGATGCGGCGCTGCTCGTCAAGGAGTTCGATGATTTGAGCCACTTCGGCAAGATCGAGGTCAAAGGGAACCTAGTCACGGCCGTTAAGGAAAAGCCCGGCAAGGTCTCGGGCTACGCGAACCTTGGCGTTTATATCTTCAAACCAGACGTCTTTGACTTCATTAAGGAAACTCCCCTCAGCAAACGAGAGGAATACGAAATAACCGATACGCTCAACTTGATGCTGGATGCTGGAAGGAGAATAACCTACGCCGTCTATTCCGGCTACTGGAACGACGTTGGCAGACCTTGGAACATGCTGGAGCTGAACGAATACCTCCTCAAGAACAAGCTTAAACACAGCATCAGGGGCATCGTGGAGGAAGGAGCCACGATAGTACCTCCAGTTGAGATAGGAGAAGGTACGGTCGTCAGGAGCGGGGCCTACATAATCGGGCCGGTTAAGATAGGCAGGAACTCCCGCATCGGGCCGAACTGCTTCATAAGACCGTACACCAGCATAGGCGACAACTGCCACATAGGCAACGCCGTGGAGGTCAAGAACTCCATCATAATGGACAACTCCAACGCTCCGCACCTCAACTACGTCGGGGACTCGATAATCGGGGAGAACACTAACCTCGGCGCTGGCACCATCACGGCAAACCTGAGGCACGACAAGGGCACGATAAAGGTTGAGATAAAGGGCAAGCTCGAGGACTCCGGAAGGAGGAAGCTCGGGGCGATAATAGGCCACAACGTCAAGGTGGGCATAAACGTTAGCATCTATCCCGGTAGAAAGATAGGGAGCAACTCCTTCGTCGGGCCAGGGGTGATAGTTGACAGAAACGTTCCAAGCGGGAGCCTCGTGGTAGCGAAGCAGGAGAAAACGGTGATGACGAGATGAGCTGGCATAACCTCATCTCCATAGTCAATTTTATCTCCAGATGGGTGCTGTTCTTTGCGGTGTTTTACAAAACGTACCAGACGAGAGAAAAAAGCTGGATGCTTCTAACGGCCGCCTTTTTTATCAATGCCTTGGACATCGAGAGCTACATTTTTAAACCCCTTGGCATCGAGATGGCCCACGATGCGTACAGAATCGCCTCGAAGATACCTAACTTCTTCATAGCGACGCTGTTGATCTGGGGAGGCCTTCATCTCAAATACCGCACGAGCAAGTTCAAACACGTAGTTGCCGTCTCCGTGCTCCTGGTGCTGTCCTATGTGTGGCTGTTCCTGCTGGCCGCCAACGCGTTCCATGACAACTTTTTCGTTGAGTCCACGTTTCCGTCCCTTGTCTATGGCGCCGCCCTGATATATTTCGGCATGGTTCTGAGGGAGAATGAGATATCCGACCGTGGTATAGACTCGCTCTTCCCGGTAGGGTTGATGCTACTAGGTGTGTTGAATCTGACTTACCCCATCACCCGTAACATCAACTGGTTTACCCCCATCGGTTTTTTCCTGGGTGCGCTCTTCCGCATCATGGCCGCGGTAGGAGCGGTTAAGTTCGTGTTCATACCGTTTCCACCTGCCAGAGTTCCTGCAGCACCAAAGAAGAACATTCCCCCCGGTGCCTACCTCTGTCCGTCAAAGGATACTGCCTTGGGAAAATTCGGCAGTATCGAAGAGACCCCAAACCTCTTGATGATAACCAGGGAGAACATGGACGCCATAGTTGATAAAGTTCACCCCAGCGCCCTAGTTTTCTGGGTTACCAGGGTCATGGAGGGGCAGATACGCAAATCCCCGGAGATATACGCTATAAGTCCCACCAAGATAGACATACTGACTGACTTGATAGCCAAGGCCGTCGAGAGCGGATACAGGGTTGTCTACATTGACGCCGTCGAGTACCTGATCGTGGAGAACGGCTTCGAAAACGTCCTTAAGTTCCTCCTCAACGTGAAGGACCACGTTCTCGTCGCGGGCGGAACACTGATCCTGGTGGTTGACCCTGGAACTCTCGACAGAACCCAGAGAAGAATTTTGGAAAGGGAATTTCCGGGGGAATGAACCCCCTCAACCTAATCCCATCTTCTCAAGGAACCTCTTTGCATAGTGGGTGTCCTTTTCAAGCTCTGCCTTCTGGAGGAGCTGTCTCTCGATGGCCCTGAGTGCGTCGTGAACGGCCTGTATCGCACCCCAGGTCTCCCCCGTTGCTATGAACACTCCCCTGTCGGTGACGACACGCATTCTGGCCTGGTAGAGGTGTACTCCCCTGAAGCGCTCGTTGAAGCGCCTGATATAGAGGTAAATTATGCCCTCCTGGCCGAGGAGGTCTTCGTAGCCGTCAACGAAGCGCCTAACGTCCTCGATTATCCTCTCCCTAGTGAAGTCGCTGAGTACGTCCGCATCTCCACCGAGCTGGAGGTAGAAACGGACCTCCTTCTCAACCATCCTTGAGATTGGTAGAAGCATGTCCTTGACGGTGAGGATTCCCCTGACTCTGTTGCCCTCGTCAACGACAACCAGTCCGTCTATGTCGTTGTCCATCATCGTCTTAACGGCGTCCCTTAGCGTAGCCTCCGCGGGTATGGTTATAACGCCCCTTATCATCACGTCGCGGAGCTGCATGCTGAACGGGGGTATCTTCTCACCTGCAACTTCTCCGTACTGGGCCTTGAAGCGAGGTTTGATGAACCTTATTATCAGGTCGTGCAGGGTAACGAGGCCTTCGAGCCTTCCCTCTTCGTTGACCACGGGTATTCTTGAGATAGCATGATCACGCATCGTTGCGAGCGCCTTTGCCACGGTGTCGTCGGGCCCGAGGGTTATGACGTCCTTTGTCATGACCTCTTCGACCTTCTTCTTTCCGAACTCGCCCTCCGCTACCCTCTTGAGCAGTTCTATATCGCTTATAACTCCTATGATTTCAGCCTTGCTCTCTCCAACCGGGAGGGAGCGCAGGTCAACCTCGATCATGAGCTTGGCGGCCTTGCTAAGATCCTCATCCGGCTTGATAACTGGGGCGGTCTTGTAGACGTCCCTAACCTTGGCCTTGGTTGGGTCCCACTTGAGGTGGGAGCGTACTATAAGGTCCTGGGTCAGGACTCCCTTGTACAGGTTTCCGTCGAAGACCAGAATAAGGTCGGGGTCTTCCTTCTCAAAAATTCCGATCGCCTCAGAAAGCGGGGCGTCGATGTCTATTTTCTGGAACCTGTCGGTCATAACCTCCTGCACAAGAATACCGACCATTTCTGCCACCTCCTTTTCACTTATTATTAGGGCGGCCGATAATTTAAACCTTTGCAACCGAGAGCTTTTAGTTAATTTAGGTTAATAAATCTTTCGCGGAAAGATTTATAAAACTCCCGCGAGAACTCTCCATCGCGCCGGGGTAGCCTAGCCTGGGAAGGCGCGGGACTCGAGATCCCGTGCGCGCTGCGCACCAGGGTTCAAATCCCTGCCCCGGCGCCAACTGCCGAGCCCTTCGGGGTGCCTTCCAAGTTTTCACAATTCTTGTTGTGTTTCCCCTGTGGAGAATGCCCTTTGGACGTTGATCTGTGTGTTTGGATAAAACCCCCATACCTATCACTAAAATTGAAAAGGAGATGCAACTCCCCGCCTATATTTTATGGGATTTTGACTTTTGCTCAAGCTTTTTCTAAAAGCTTGCTCAGGTCGTTATGTACGCTCCGTCCTTTTCCACTATAACCGTGTGCTCGAACTGGCTCACCAGACCGCCGCGAACTTCCCTCAGTATCTGGTAGCTGTAAATCGCTCCGGCCCTATCGAGTTGCGCCAGGGCGAGTTTAAGCTGACCCTCCGGCATGAAGCCCTGAAGCCAGCGGTAAGCGAAGGGAAGCCCGTTGTACTCCCTCTTTATGTGCATGAGCAGTCTCCTCGCCTGAGCCATTCTCACGGGCCTGTCGCGGATGTGCATGAATATAAGCGCGGGGGGAACCTCTATGACCTGCCCGGCTCCGGTGGTCGCGAAGGGCTCTATTGCTATCACGTCCCCCTCCTTCAGGACGTAACTGTCGTTGGGACGGTATATGTTTGGGATGCTTATGCCCGAGTGAAGCTTGTAGCGCTCTATCTTGTGGCCGCTGAGGTTGACTATCGGGTTGAAGCCGTAGCCCCGTATTGTTTCCTCTATGGCCTTCCCAATC from Thermococcus sp. MAR1 includes these protein-coding regions:
- a CDS encoding 30S ribosomal protein S8e — its product is MAIWQGRSLKKPSGGRIILARKKRKRELGREPAFTRVGEDREKKKIIRTYGGNRKVRLIEALYANVFENGRGKKVKILSVVENPANRQYVRRNIITKGAIIETEAGKAIVTSRPGQDGVVNAVLIKEESA
- a CDS encoding NOG1 family protein, which gives rise to MRNPFEKMPTVLTADELIDKAFRRAEKAASAFTPKGGPRAKARQREELRVRTVSNVVRDNLRKLLDRTPGVSELPAFYRELVDTLVDRNQFHRSLARINWAIRTIRNLEQRYVEKIRYSRDPNEIARLRRSFYGRVADVLRDIADDLEYLNQARNVLKDLPVVDLELPTVVIAGHPNVGKSTLLRALTNARPEVATYPFTTKGINVGQFEEHYLKYQVIDTPGLLDRPLSERNEVERQAILALKHLGKVIVYIFDPSEYCGYPIEEQTHLFEEIYSEFGEFPFIVVLNKVDIADEEKIRKVEEFVRAKGLEPLRISALNGEGLERLKERVIELVKPMVEEQAKRIMEKELRKYREELEL
- a CDS encoding MBL fold metallo-hydrolase; protein product: MKLTVLYENHAGFRKGLLGAHGFSALVEHEGIRVLVDTGTDGSVLLHNMGELGIDADGIDFLFITHGHYDHTGGMKDLLEARTKPLMVIGHPEIFRNRIALKPKRRDIGIPFSREELEELEAEFVLRKEPFEFAPGFWSSGEILRRTWDRAVGYVERDGKLERDSVPDDMALIIDLGDAVAVVTGCGHSGVLNIAWHAEDVSGKPVRALIGGLHLNGAKREILNEVAERIEAERLYAGHCTGIDSYAYLKAMLGERIEPLHVGKVIEL
- a CDS encoding undecaprenyl-diphosphate phosphatase; the encoded protein is MVNIGEYVAPLVSGIVVALSSWLSISPEGYFVSNLLHNVDPAYVDYLVPAYLGITFAVLFYFKEKIALGSQNALRKSFDSETRYLLYATIFTVLLGYPILAEVRDVITPRTSDMVNAVIGVVIIILGLLAGTKSLAPFKGLESRIREEKEEATLLDAIISGLSQGITLLGGLSRSGLVLLGLLCTGISVRRALELSFIVAPVYFVMKLAFLGGWEPALPVSLLFTAFLAAFVVSIVTMKALVRFSESIGQRGFLVVFGSISIAVYLLGVIL
- the glmU gene encoding bifunctional sugar-1-phosphate nucleotidylyltransferase/acetyltransferase translates to MKAVVLAAGKGERLRPLTDDRPKVMLKVANRAIIEYVLENLDPFVDEFIVVVRYEKEKLMETLGDEFNGKPITYVEQLPGDGTAKAIESAGKLIGDEEFIVANGDIYFEIDGVKELVSAFRRERADAALLVKEFDDLSHFGKIEVKGNLVTAVKEKPGKVSGYANLGVYIFKPDVFDFIKETPLSKREEYEITDTLNLMLDAGRRITYAVYSGYWNDVGRPWNMLELNEYLLKNKLKHSIRGIVEEGATIVPPVEIGEGTVVRSGAYIIGPVKIGRNSRIGPNCFIRPYTSIGDNCHIGNAVEVKNSIIMDNSNAPHLNYVGDSIIGENTNLGAGTITANLRHDKGTIKVEIKGKLEDSGRRKLGAIIGHNVKVGINVSIYPGRKIGSNSFVGPGVIVDRNVPSGSLVVAKQEKTVMTR
- a CDS encoding DUF835 domain-containing protein; the encoded protein is MSWHNLISIVNFISRWVLFFAVFYKTYQTREKSWMLLTAAFFINALDIESYIFKPLGIEMAHDAYRIASKIPNFFIATLLIWGGLHLKYRTSKFKHVVAVSVLLVLSYVWLFLLAANAFHDNFFVESTFPSLVYGAALIYFGMVLRENEISDRGIDSLFPVGLMLLGVLNLTYPITRNINWFTPIGFFLGALFRIMAAVGAVKFVFIPFPPARVPAAPKKNIPPGAYLCPSKDTALGKFGSIEETPNLLMITRENMDAIVDKVHPSALVFWVTRVMEGQIRKSPEIYAISPTKIDILTDLIAKAVESGYRVVYIDAVEYLIVENGFENVLKFLLNVKDHVLVAGGTLILVVDPGTLDRTQRRILEREFPGE
- a CDS encoding CBS domain-containing protein; its protein translation is MVGILVQEVMTDRFQKIDIDAPLSEAIGIFEKEDPDLILVFDGNLYKGVLTQDLIVRSHLKWDPTKAKVRDVYKTAPVIKPDEDLSKAAKLMIEVDLRSLPVGESKAEIIGVISDIELLKRVAEGEFGKKKVEEVMTKDVITLGPDDTVAKALATMRDHAISRIPVVNEEGRLEGLVTLHDLIIRFIKPRFKAQYGEVAGEKIPPFSMQLRDVMIRGVITIPAEATLRDAVKTMMDNDIDGLVVVDEGNRVRGILTVKDMLLPISRMVEKEVRFYLQLGGDADVLSDFTRERIIEDVRRFVDGYEDLLGQEGIIYLYIRRFNERFRGVHLYQARMRVVTDRGVFIATGETWGAIQAVHDALRAIERQLLQKAELEKDTHYAKRFLEKMGLG
- the map gene encoding type II methionyl aminopeptidase, whose product is MDEREALIKAGEIARQVKKEVVDMIKPGAKLYDIAEFVEKRIVELGGKPAFPCNLSINEIAAHYTPYKGDDSVLKEGDYLKLDLGVHVDGYIADTAVTFRVGMEEDDLMAASKEALENAISVIRAGVKISEIGKAIEETIRGYGFNPIVNLSGHKIERYKLHSGISIPNIYRPNDSYVLKEGDVIAIEPFATTGAGQVIEVPPALIFMHIRDRPVRMAQARRLLMHIKREYNGLPFAYRWLQGFMPEGQLKLALAQLDRAGAIYSYQILREVRGGLVSQFEHTVIVEKDGAYITT